A genomic window from Motacilla alba alba isolate MOTALB_02 chromosome 6, Motacilla_alba_V1.0_pri, whole genome shotgun sequence includes:
- the HPS6 gene encoding Hermansky-Pudlak syndrome 6 protein has translation MKLRQVSDLSDFSRGHWLRELLCRGEEPSHVQCSPDGQHVLLLQKSRPPTLPRVVAFQRHSIAGADLERSWQPPQPAPVGLLFLQSPVVPDSWVLAVVWEHGRTEVWHFVVAVGWQLLQMLELCQGARARVVSVCSQGATLVWCEERPPLGAHSDVSKCAFRFCVCARALEVGEQGVRLGAARIVLHNSPEYQVLASPQHVFLVPAAAGFATTSKFLLIWHPEKAEFTITAPSAGFIHSKVLRSSSESDFKKLLLGSVGLLSGFAPLDIHTSAVSNNGGLLLVSTKGSVSIVEPDGTQRHIFDLEGGPLALRSPVQLKTFGSILACVLAGVLYLIDQNSGRLVEKEVLGMKEVHFLESQGEEDSVQLLSQSGIYSFNFSKPEDSSRPEPCLVEMVFEEACRYYQRRSLSSSKLTVEKLKKGGTFQAPVVLAAILQHSLHQKQKPARSLQDSYAKLLSTVNLELQSYMSLELLKTCVVCAPESEVESYCKELVEQEVSRILQSDMDKDNLAYLNSVFASFPKAAWKATRSCLQLQQNGDGLLVARATPEVWKKVLCQPQLEEVGQNGMVPLFELICASFLRFKPKWLPSFVELTQQYVSSSWSYGSKEGPEGRVPLYKRALGVLARKSRHGEADDEMELELLLCSKRPKAVLQALHLLIHLKQWQRVVEVAEKFSKLSPLLNKEIFITLLAEFAQHRELDPYLDRLWPLCPAELTASDILTMVLQHLPHSQEDPVPFSSEGNQLTVGLLKPLLLRVVQRPSVQDEMYSDALQSSTFPPPTPPREHKIPSKAVADDVPQPSMARTSSPSALLQDDSV, from the coding sequence ATGAAGCTGCGGCAGGTCTCCGACTTGAGTGACTTCAGCCGAGGCCACTGGCTGCGGGAGTTGCTGTGCCGCGGAGAAGAGCCCAGCCACGTCCAGTGTAGCCCCGACGGGCAGCatgtcctgctcctgcagaagagCCGGCCGCCCACCCTGCCGCGGGTGGTGGCCTTCCAGCGCCACAGCATCGCTGGAGCCgacctggagaggagctggcagccgccccagccagcccctgtgggactgctcttcctgcagagccccgTGGTACCGGACTCCTGGGTACTGGCCGTGGTGTGGGAGCATGGCCGGACCGAGGTCTGGCACTTTGTGGTGGCCgtgggctggcagctgctccagatgctggagctgtgccagggtgcCCGGGCACGAGTTGTCTCCGTGTGCAGCCAGGGAGCCACCCTGGTGTGGTGTGAGGAGAGGCCGCCGCTGGGTGCTCACTCGGACGTGAGCAAGTGTGCCTTCAGGTTCTGTGTCTGTGCCCGAGCTCTGGAGGTGGGGGAGCAAGGCGTGCGGCTGGGCGCTGCGAGGATAGTCCTGCACAACAGCCCCGAATACCAGGTCCTGGCCTCTCCCCAGCACGTCTTCCTagtgcctgctgctgccggCTTTGCCACCACTTCCAAATTCCTCCTCATCTGGCATCCAGAGAAGGCAGAGTTCACCATCACAGCCCCCTCTGCAGGCTTCATCCACAGCAAAGTGCTGCGCTCCAGCAGCGAGTCAGATTTCAAGAAGCTCCTGCTGGGTTCTGTGGGCCTTCTCTCAGGTTTTGCACCTCTGGACATTCACACCTCCGCTGTGTCCAACAATGGGGGTCTGCTGCTGGTGAGCACAAAGGGTTCTGTGAGTATCGTGGAGCCAGATGGGACACAGAGGCATATCTTTGACCTGGAGGGCGGCCCCCTGGCCCTCAGGAGTCCTGTCCAGCTGAAGACTTTTGGcagcatcctggcctgtgtgCTGGCTGGAGTACTGTACCTTATCGACCAGAATAGTGGAAGGCTTGTAGAAAAGGAAGTCCTGGGCATGAAAGAGGTGCATTTCCTGGAGTCCCAGGGAGAGGAGGACAGTGTCCAGCTCCTCAGTCAGAGTGGCATCTACAGCTTTAACTTTTCCAAACCTGAGGACAGCAGCAGGCCTGAGCCCTGCCTGGTGGAAATGGTGTTTGAGGAGGCCTGCAGATATTATCAGAGGAGGAGCCTCAGCAGCTCCAAGCTGACGGTGGAGAAGTTGAAGAAAGGTGGTACATTCCAGGCTCCTGTGGTCCTCGCTGccatcctgcagcacagcctccacCAGAAGCAGAAGCCAGCCCGAAGCCTACAAGACTCTTACGCCAAGCTGTTGAGCACAGTgaacctggagctgcagagctacATGAGCCTGGAGCTCCTCAAGACTTGCGTGGTGTGTGCCCCAGAGAGTGAGGTAGAAAGCTACTGCAAGGAGCTGGTGGAGCAGGAGGTCAGCCGCATTCTGCAGTCTGACATGGACAAAGACAACTTGGCCTATCTGAACTCTGTCTTTGCCTCCTTCCCCAAGGCTGCCTGGAAGGCCAcaaggagctgcctgcagctgcagcagaatggGGATGGCCTCTTGGTAGCCAGGGCCACCCCAGAGGTATGGAAGAAGGTCCTGTGTCAGCCgcagctggaggaggtgggTCAGAATGGGATGGTCCCGCTCTTTGAGCTCATCTGTGCCTCCTTCCTGAGGTTCAAACCCAAGTGGTTGCCCAGCTTTGTGGAGCTGACCCAGCAGTACGTTAGCAGCTCTTGGTCATACGGCAGCAAGGAGGGCCCAGAGGGCCGGGTGCCACTGTACAAGAGAGCACTGGGAGTGCTGGCCCGAAAGAGCAGACACGGCGAGGCAGATGACGAGATGGAGCTggaactgctgctctgcagcaagaGGCCTAAGGCCGTGCTGCAAGCTCTGCACCTTCTCATCCATCTGAAGCAGTGGCAGCGGGTGGTAGAAGTGGCAGAGAAGTTCTCCAAACTCAGCCCCTTGCTTAACAAAGAGATATTCATCACACTGCTGGCTGAGTTTGCCCAGCACCGGGAGCTGGACCCTTACCTGGACAGGCTGTGGCCGTTGTGCCCTGCTGAGCTCACCGCCTCAGACATCCTCACCATggtcctgcagcacctccctcATTCCCAGGAGGACCCAGTGCCCTTCTCCAGCGAGGGGAACCAGCTGACTGTGGGCTTGCTTAAGCCACTGCTGCTAAGGGTTGTGCAGCGTCCCAGTGTCCAGGACGAGATGTACTCAGAcgccctgcagagcagcaccttcccccctcccaccccaccccgAGAGCACAAAATCCCCTCAAAAGCAGTGGCTGATGATGTTCCTCAGCCATCTATGGCAAGGACTTCCTCGCCCTCAGCACTGCTACAGGATGACAGCGTGTGA